In Phragmitibacter flavus, a single genomic region encodes these proteins:
- a CDS encoding NAD-dependent epimerase/dehydratase family protein, producing MSNKDDLITICGAGGFIGGHLVADLRLQGFTKLRAVDIKPVSEWYQVFDDVQNLTLDLQEINACRTAVKDAAQVYNLAADMGGMGFIENNKALCMLSVLINTHLLMASREAEVKGFFYSSSACVYNADKQRDPRVIPLKEEDAYPGMPEDGYGWEKLFSERMCRHFREDFGIATRIARYHNVYGPHGTWDGGREKAPAAICRKVLEAKQSGNLTINIWGDGEQTRSFQYIDDCVLGSQMIMNSDFYEPINLGSSELVTINQLVSIAEEIAGVKLERSYNLSAPKGVNGRNSDNTLIKQVFNWEPSTKLRDGLEKTYVWIEEQMALGKTSL from the coding sequence ATGAGCAATAAAGACGATCTGATCACCATTTGCGGAGCCGGCGGCTTCATCGGCGGACACCTGGTTGCCGACTTGCGGCTTCAGGGGTTCACCAAACTCCGCGCCGTCGACATCAAACCCGTTTCCGAGTGGTATCAAGTCTTCGACGACGTGCAAAACCTCACGCTCGATCTCCAGGAAATCAACGCCTGTCGCACCGCTGTCAAGGATGCCGCCCAGGTCTACAACCTCGCTGCCGACATGGGGGGGATGGGCTTCATCGAAAACAACAAGGCACTCTGCATGCTCAGCGTTCTGATCAACACGCATCTGTTGATGGCGTCCCGTGAAGCAGAGGTGAAGGGCTTTTTTTACTCATCTTCGGCCTGTGTCTACAATGCCGACAAACAACGCGATCCCCGGGTCATCCCGTTGAAAGAAGAGGACGCCTATCCCGGCATGCCTGAAGATGGCTACGGTTGGGAAAAACTTTTCAGCGAGCGCATGTGCCGCCATTTCCGCGAAGACTTCGGTATCGCCACCCGCATTGCCCGATACCACAACGTTTACGGACCTCATGGCACCTGGGACGGCGGTCGCGAAAAAGCACCTGCTGCCATCTGTCGCAAAGTGCTCGAGGCCAAACAATCAGGCAATCTGACCATCAACATCTGGGGCGACGGCGAACAGACCCGCAGTTTCCAATACATCGACGATTGCGTGCTCGGTTCGCAAATGATCATGAACAGCGATTTCTACGAACCCATCAATTTGGGCAGCAGTGAACTCGTCACCATCAACCAGCTCGTCAGCATTGCCGAGGAAATTGCCGGAGTGAAACTCGAACGCTCTTATAACCTTTCCGCCCCCAAAGGCGTCAACGGCCGCAACAGCGACAACACCTTGATCAAACAGGTGTTCAACTGGGAACCTTCGACCAAACTTCGTGACGGATTGGAAAAAACCTACGTCTGGATTGAGGAGCAAATGGCTCTTGGCAAGACTTCCCTGTAA
- a CDS encoding WecB/TagA/CpsF family glycosyltransferase gives MMPTNIPHIKVLESPISAVNMTTACEHIFEALRNKRKGYICVTGVHGVNEAFDHADFLEVLGGAYLVTPDGMPMVWLGWLNGQKQMDRVYGPDLMLEVCRQSVEKGFTHFFYGGAPGVADLLKIKLTTLFPGLQVVGTYCPPYRALNAVELEDLQQQVTAVKPDMIWVGLGTPKQERFVASHLSLLDTTLLCGVGAAFDFHTNRVKQAPRWMQRSGLEWLYRTIQEPRRLFGRYFRGNSLFLWRLFLGLKPKHLSTSTSTTSPTPNPIHHEQ, from the coding sequence ATGATGCCCACCAACATTCCCCACATCAAGGTGCTCGAATCTCCCATCAGCGCCGTCAACATGACCACCGCATGCGAGCACATTTTCGAGGCGCTTCGCAACAAACGCAAAGGCTACATTTGTGTGACCGGTGTGCATGGCGTCAATGAAGCCTTCGACCACGCCGACTTCCTTGAAGTCCTAGGCGGTGCCTATCTTGTCACCCCGGATGGCATGCCCATGGTCTGGCTTGGCTGGTTGAACGGCCAAAAACAAATGGACCGCGTTTATGGACCCGACCTCATGCTGGAAGTTTGCCGGCAGTCGGTGGAGAAAGGATTTACCCACTTTTTTTACGGCGGTGCCCCCGGCGTGGCCGACCTGCTGAAGATCAAACTCACCACCCTCTTTCCCGGACTTCAAGTGGTGGGCACCTACTGCCCGCCTTATCGTGCTCTGAACGCGGTCGAACTTGAAGACCTTCAGCAACAGGTGACCGCAGTCAAACCCGACATGATCTGGGTGGGCCTCGGCACCCCCAAACAGGAACGTTTTGTCGCCTCTCACCTGTCGCTTCTCGACACCACCCTTCTATGCGGCGTTGGCGCGGCGTTTGACTTTCACACCAATCGTGTCAAACAAGCTCCCCGCTGGATGCAGCGCAGTGGCTTGGAGTGGCTTTACCGAACCATACAGGAACCCCGTCGCCTGTTCGGTCGATATTTTCGCGGCAACAGCCTGTTCCTGTGGCGGCTTTTCCTCGGCCTAAAACCCAAACACCTTTCCACCTCAACTTCAACGACATCACCCACCCCAAATCCCATACACCATGAGCAATAA